Proteins encoded by one window of Lactobacillus sp. ESL0684:
- a CDS encoding IS110 family transposase → MNNLVVVGIDVSSRKSAVCIMLNKQVIKQFNITNDAIGFQQLLDELEFYHQQPQIVFEATGVYSCRLQAFLNQYHYRYTMLNPLKAKQQLDQFRRNKTDRRDAKDLAYSQFIYHRGPTYLQDPNYKQLGAMSRFYEQLTHDLVSAKNRLHRVLQFTFPELETLTSHPDGTNYWRYVQTFTHPQIVKNLGYEGVMQYFLSFHGIGKQRANKLATNLLELADTAYPAVDKAAFEVEQARYYAQRLTKLTKERENVIQKMSDLASKLPNRDLKILESIPGISQITAVRLLGELGDIRRFRNPNALNAFVGLDLRHYQSGEMELTDHISKRGNPIGRKILYRTIGQMDSVRYSEPCHIADYYEKKKRSSQSRNFKKIAIAAVHKLTRTVYYLIVHDQLYDYSVVKNKQGFN, encoded by the coding sequence ATGAATAATTTAGTTGTAGTGGGAATTGACGTGAGCAGTCGTAAATCTGCTGTTTGTATCATGCTTAATAAGCAAGTCATTAAACAGTTTAATATCACCAATGATGCCATTGGTTTTCAGCAGCTACTTGATGAATTAGAATTTTATCACCAACAACCACAGATTGTCTTTGAAGCAACTGGGGTTTATTCTTGCAGATTGCAGGCTTTTCTTAACCAATATCATTATCGCTACACTATGCTTAACCCACTTAAAGCCAAACAGCAATTAGATCAATTTAGACGCAATAAAACTGATCGCCGCGATGCTAAAGATTTAGCTTACTCACAGTTTATTTATCATCGCGGACCAACTTATCTACAAGACCCTAACTATAAGCAGTTAGGTGCCATGAGTCGTTTTTATGAGCAATTAACTCATGATTTGGTTTCAGCTAAGAACCGGTTACACCGCGTATTACAGTTTACTTTTCCTGAGCTAGAAACCTTAACTAGTCATCCTGACGGTACGAATTATTGGCGCTATGTCCAAACTTTTACGCATCCACAAATCGTTAAAAATTTAGGTTACGAAGGAGTTATGCAGTATTTTTTAAGCTTCCATGGTATTGGTAAGCAGCGTGCAAATAAGTTGGCAACTAACTTACTTGAACTGGCTGACACAGCTTATCCAGCAGTTGATAAAGCTGCTTTTGAAGTTGAACAAGCTAGATATTATGCTCAACGACTAACCAAACTAACTAAAGAGCGTGAAAATGTCATTCAAAAGATGTCTGACTTAGCTAGTAAATTACCCAACCGTGATCTAAAAATTCTTGAAAGTATTCCAGGTATTTCACAAATTACCGCAGTTAGATTATTAGGTGAATTAGGCGATATCAGACGTTTTCGTAATCCTAATGCCTTAAATGCCTTTGTTGGTTTAGACTTACGTCATTACCAGTCGGGCGAAATGGAATTGACTGATCATATTAGTAAACGTGGCAATCCCATTGGTCGTAAGATTCTCTACCGTACGATTGGACAAATGGATTCAGTAAGATATTCTGAGCCTTGTCACATTGCCGATTATTACGAAAAGAAAAAACGATCTTCTCAAAGTAGAAACTTCAAGAAGATCGCCATCGCAGCAGTCCACAAACTAACACGGACTGTCTACTATTTGATTGTGCATGATCAATTATATGATTATAGCGTAGTCAAAAATAAACAGGGCTTTAACTAA
- a CDS encoding PTS sugar transporter subunit IIA: MSRKIDLANFHNDLMQLSDYLKSLNNPYGAIDKLFDRNNIYLLDEQLTKRQLLDMLIKNLESQKVVTKDYMKKVYEREKMYSTAIGGKIAIPHSLGYATKKSKVSFARLKRPILWDENNEVKYVFLLAISREDYLSIQKLFDFIVDLQGNTSFRQIIDRSKNPQEIKDAISMLIKTSY, from the coding sequence TTGAGTAGAAAAATTGACTTGGCAAATTTTCATAATGATCTTATGCAATTGTCTGATTATTTAAAATCTTTGAATAATCCATATGGTGCAATTGATAAGTTATTTGATAGAAATAATATTTATTTGTTAGATGAGCAATTGACAAAGCGTCAACTACTAGATATGCTAATCAAAAATTTAGAGAGCCAAAAAGTTGTAACTAAAGATTATATGAAAAAAGTATATGAGAGAGAAAAAATGTATTCTACTGCAATTGGCGGTAAGATTGCTATTCCACATTCTCTAGGGTATGCCACAAAAAAATCTAAGGTTTCATTTGCAAGATTAAAAAGACCAATTCTTTGGGATGAGAACAATGAGGTAAAATATGTATTTTTACTAGCAATTTCAAGAGAAGATTATTTAAGTATTCAGAAGCTGTTTGATTTTATAGTTGACTTACAAGGAAATACAAGTTTTCGTCAAATTATTGATAGAAGTAAAAATCCGCAAGAAATTAAAGATGCTATTAGTATGTTAATCAAAACTAGTTATTAA
- a CDS encoding ROK family protein, translated as MLIGSIEAGGTKFVCAVGDEEYRIKDEIVLPTTMPEETLTKVIDYFKGYKLDSLSIASFGPIEIRKTAANYGCITTTPKAGWQNVNIVSILQTALDIPIFFTTDVNGAAYGEYIASKLSETPVSSLVYYTIGTGVGGGAILDGKIVGSLGHSEMGHVFVKRHPDDIEFQGICPYHNDCLEGLVSGPTFEARLSQKGASVSLENHVWDIMSYYVAQAAMQTTLILRPEKIVFGGGVTSEPFLKKVRKDLNAMLNGYVEMPNLDKYITMPMFANNKSATIGNFALGKKLIKSNK; from the coding sequence ATGTTAATTGGGTCGATCGAAGCAGGAGGGACAAAGTTTGTTTGTGCAGTGGGTGATGAAGAATATCGGATTAAAGATGAAATTGTCTTGCCGACAACTATGCCTGAAGAAACACTTACGAAAGTTATCGATTATTTTAAAGGGTATAAGTTGGACTCTCTTAGTATTGCATCGTTTGGACCAATAGAAATTAGAAAGACGGCAGCTAATTATGGCTGCATTACTACTACACCTAAGGCAGGCTGGCAAAATGTTAATATTGTTAGCATTTTGCAAACAGCATTAGATATTCCGATATTTTTTACCACAGATGTAAATGGAGCGGCTTATGGTGAATACATTGCGTCTAAGTTATCTGAGACGCCAGTTAGTTCACTGGTTTATTACACTATCGGAACAGGAGTAGGTGGTGGAGCAATACTGGATGGCAAAATTGTAGGTAGTTTGGGTCATTCAGAAATGGGGCATGTTTTTGTGAAAAGACATCCAGATGATATAGAGTTTCAAGGAATTTGTCCATATCACAATGATTGCTTAGAGGGCTTAGTTTCTGGGCCTACTTTTGAAGCTCGGCTTAGTCAAAAAGGTGCTAGTGTTTCTCTGGAAAATCATGTTTGGGATATTATGAGCTATTACGTTGCTCAAGCTGCGATGCAAACAACACTTATCCTACGTCCAGAAAAAATTGTTTTTGGCGGTGGTGTGACAAGTGAGCCATTTTTGAAAAAAGTCAGAAAAGATTTAAATGCTATGCTTAATGGTTATGTAGAGATGCCCAACTTGGACAAATATATTACGATGCCGATGTTTGCAAATAATAAATCTGCTACTATTGGAAACTTTGCATTAGGAAAAAAGCTTATAAAAAGTAATAAATAG
- a CDS encoding LysR family transcriptional regulator, with protein MNFTQLKCFIKAVDNSSFTIAAERLNFSQSAVSKNIKDLENTVGVTLINRAHHRISLTNAGRYFYHVARNVVDDMDYTVAYLQNQKNNTETLLRVGVCDTPLEQKVLPIFLRKLRKSDSELNVQFVFVLKNSIGELLNHHVDVCIIARDDVDIVPDVQFESLISGHFVVACPEDSALAKKELVTLNDLRDKNIFLIDPNSSLNVQIQYQNLLIQDMGTQNVKFVQDYMTMDIYVKAGWGYGILPNFIADYQANGASYIPVDYHEISPYGVAYMDSFNNKAVLEKISKALKSAIREVVPLKNKS; from the coding sequence ATGAATTTTACCCAATTAAAATGTTTCATCAAAGCAGTTGATAATTCTAGTTTTACAATTGCTGCTGAAAGGCTTAATTTTTCACAATCGGCAGTATCGAAAAACATTAAAGATTTAGAAAATACTGTTGGTGTAACTTTAATTAATCGTGCCCACCATCGTATTTCACTTACTAATGCTGGTAGATATTTTTATCATGTTGCCCGCAATGTAGTAGATGACATGGATTATACGGTTGCCTATTTGCAGAATCAAAAAAATAATACGGAAACTTTATTACGTGTTGGAGTTTGTGATACACCGTTAGAACAAAAAGTATTACCGATCTTTTTACGAAAGTTACGCAAATCAGATAGTGAATTAAATGTACAATTTGTTTTTGTCTTGAAGAATTCTATTGGTGAATTGCTTAATCATCATGTGGACGTTTGTATTATTGCTCGTGATGATGTAGATATTGTGCCGGATGTGCAATTTGAATCGTTAATTTCTGGACACTTTGTCGTAGCTTGTCCTGAGGATTCTGCTCTAGCTAAAAAAGAGTTAGTAACACTAAATGATCTTAGAGATAAAAATATCTTTTTAATTGATCCTAATAGTTCACTCAATGTACAAATCCAATATCAAAATTTATTAATTCAAGATATGGGAACGCAAAATGTCAAGTTTGTTCAAGATTATATGACAATGGATATTTATGTTAAAGCTGGCTGGGGATATGGCATCTTACCTAATTTTATTGCTGATTATCAAGCTAATGGAGCTAGCTATATTCCAGTTGATTATCATGAAATTTCACCATATGGAGTAGCATATATGGATTCATTTAATAATAAAGCTGTCTTAGAAAAGATTAGCAAAGCCTTGAAAAGTGCCATTAGAGAAGTTGTTCCTCTGAAAAACAAATCGTAG
- a CDS encoding FAD-binding protein, with product MKDTYDVIVAGASNAGAMAAMAAAENGAKVLLIDKMASSRFLFRSFFAALDSNAQRRAGIKVDKAKLMNFLTLFFQDNVDERLLWTWANHTDETANWLEDNILKPNGGILKPQVDANYETVVNTAFNTELAVATPDNDWAHYGDWIMDKLKELGVTLKYNTKLEELITADDGSVTGIVASDRNSGIKTEFYAKKGVIICTGGYGANTELMQKWDPLGYKKNVYSDSPRDDGSGILAGLKAGAARDEEPAEIIFDRGAVHVGTDAEKHYVVDYKDPGYFWMGAYPLLKVNLNGERFGNESVPYQFDINAAAKQPGYLEAEIWSGDTMDHLAQFKTQGCSRLGFPGIYNTEENKAEVERRIADGMIQKADTIAELAQKLNLPGDNLVASVRTYNKMCDQGIDTDFGKEQFRLFPIKKGPYYGVIMGGRLLATLDGLRINTKMQVINKKGQAIPHLYAAGNASGGFFWGSYPDRVPGLTCSHAQTFGRLAGQFASEN from the coding sequence ATGAAAGATACTTATGATGTGATAGTAGCAGGTGCTAGTAATGCTGGTGCCATGGCAGCAATGGCTGCTGCAGAAAATGGGGCTAAAGTTTTATTAATTGATAAAATGGCTAGCTCCAGATTTCTTTTTCGGTCTTTTTTTGCGGCTTTAGACAGTAATGCACAAAGAAGAGCTGGAATAAAGGTTGATAAAGCTAAGCTAATGAATTTTTTAACATTATTTTTTCAAGATAATGTTGATGAGCGGTTGCTTTGGACATGGGCTAACCACACTGATGAAACAGCTAATTGGCTAGAAGACAATATTCTAAAGCCTAATGGCGGTATTTTAAAACCTCAAGTAGATGCAAATTATGAAACTGTAGTCAACACTGCTTTTAATACTGAATTAGCAGTAGCTACTCCAGATAATGATTGGGCACACTACGGTGATTGGATCATGGATAAACTCAAGGAACTTGGAGTTACTCTCAAGTACAACACCAAGCTGGAAGAGTTGATAACAGCTGATGATGGTAGTGTTACAGGAATTGTTGCTAGTGATCGTAATTCAGGTATTAAGACGGAATTTTATGCTAAAAAAGGTGTCATCATTTGTACAGGTGGTTATGGTGCTAACACTGAGCTAATGCAGAAGTGGGATCCACTAGGTTATAAGAAAAATGTCTATTCTGATAGTCCACGTGATGATGGGTCAGGTATTTTAGCAGGGTTAAAGGCTGGTGCTGCTCGAGATGAAGAACCAGCAGAAATTATCTTTGATCGCGGTGCAGTTCATGTTGGTACAGATGCGGAAAAACACTATGTGGTTGACTATAAAGATCCGGGTTATTTTTGGATGGGAGCTTACCCATTACTCAAAGTTAATTTAAATGGGGAACGTTTTGGCAACGAAAGTGTTCCGTACCAATTTGATATTAATGCGGCAGCTAAGCAACCAGGATATTTGGAGGCTGAGATTTGGTCGGGAGATACTATGGATCACCTAGCTCAATTTAAGACGCAAGGTTGTTCACGGTTAGGTTTTCCAGGAATTTATAACACTGAAGAAAATAAGGCTGAGGTTGAGCGCCGAATTGCGGATGGCATGATTCAAAAAGCAGATACAATTGCAGAATTGGCCCAGAAATTAAACTTACCAGGAGATAACTTAGTCGCTAGCGTTAGGACATACAACAAAATGTGTGACCAAGGCATTGATACGGATTTTGGTAAAGAACAGTTTAGATTGTTCCCAATTAAAAAGGGACCATACTATGGTGTTATTATGGGTGGCCGTCTGCTAGCCACACTAGATGGTTTACGAATTAATACCAAAATGCAAGTCATTAATAAAAAAGGGCAAGCAATTCCACATCTTTATGCAGCAGGTAATGCTAGCGGAGGGTTCTTCTGGGGTAGTTATCCAGACAGAGTACCAGGACTTACTTGTAGTCATGCTCAAACATTCGGTCGATTAGCTGGGCAGTTTGCTAGTGAGAATTAA
- a CDS encoding MFS transporter: MEEKQLPKLSNYRWVILAIAASLDMISNYVQFQISALATQIMPELHLTQPQFSSLLMAPMLIAVFLSIPAGSLADKFGAKKIVTVGLVVSVIGAFGRLWASNFITMMIMLLLFGVYMALLNANTMKLFGTWFKQDTNMAMGIFFASASVGIMLSQITGPMFPNVQTAYIFSSVVLLILAVCWIVFVKDVPAGEELPKQEVVAEHKESSWDFFKVAAKSKKTWIVAMSVGFGMGASEAFSGILPQAFAARGMTPTQAGTIAAIATVGSMCGSAFGPAIVDKSKRAKPLMMLITILGGISMAITWYMPLGIVLTANLILGGLLGAMTGPIMQAMPIQFPEIGPKYAGSAGGLVGTISLLLSYCVPVIISAIAGKSYVTTFIVQGTVFALTAIFIALLPDANSARRHG, encoded by the coding sequence ATGGAAGAAAAACAATTACCAAAACTTTCTAATTATCGGTGGGTGATCTTAGCGATTGCAGCATCACTTGATATGATTAGCAATTATGTTCAGTTTCAAATATCTGCATTAGCCACTCAGATTATGCCGGAGCTACATTTGACTCAACCACAATTTTCGAGTTTATTGATGGCGCCGATGTTAATTGCCGTGTTTCTCAGTATTCCTGCTGGGTCATTAGCAGATAAGTTTGGCGCTAAGAAAATAGTTACAGTTGGTTTAGTTGTATCGGTTATTGGAGCATTCGGTCGCTTATGGGCTAGTAACTTTATTACAATGATGATAATGCTACTATTATTTGGTGTTTACATGGCGTTACTCAACGCTAATACGATGAAATTATTTGGGACTTGGTTTAAACAAGATACTAACATGGCGATGGGAATTTTCTTTGCATCAGCCAGTGTTGGAATCATGCTTTCGCAAATTACGGGACCAATGTTTCCTAATGTTCAGACCGCTTATATTTTTTCATCAGTTGTTTTACTTATTTTAGCAGTTTGTTGGATTGTTTTTGTTAAGGATGTTCCAGCTGGTGAGGAATTACCTAAACAAGAAGTTGTAGCCGAACACAAGGAATCTTCATGGGACTTCTTTAAAGTTGCTGCTAAAAGTAAAAAGACTTGGATTGTTGCAATGTCTGTTGGCTTCGGTATGGGTGCAAGTGAAGCTTTTTCTGGAATTTTACCTCAAGCTTTTGCAGCTAGAGGAATGACACCGACGCAAGCCGGTACGATTGCGGCAATTGCTACTGTAGGTAGTATGTGTGGTAGTGCTTTTGGTCCAGCAATTGTTGATAAATCAAAACGTGCTAAACCATTAATGATGTTGATTACTATTTTAGGTGGTATTTCAATGGCAATTACTTGGTACATGCCTCTAGGAATAGTGCTAACAGCTAACTTAATTCTGGGTGGACTGCTAGGTGCAATGACTGGACCAATTATGCAAGCAATGCCAATTCAATTTCCTGAAATTGGACCTAAATATGCTGGTAGTGCCGGTGGCTTAGTTGGTACGATTTCATTACTACTTTCATATTGTGTACCGGTAATTATTTCTGCGATTGCTGGTAAGAGCTATGTAACTACTTTTATCGTTCAGGGGACAGTTTTTGCTTTAACAGCGATTTTTATTGCACTATTACCTGATGCTAACAGTGCACGTCGCCACGGATAG
- a CDS encoding FAD-dependent oxidoreductase: MKNKITNKPGKYTGSGQGKDELINVEVEIGQDKINQIKAMNNFAPDSLAANAFQKMAQKIINEQSVDVDVVSGASETSRGIITGVKEALTKADVDFTALKSNGSKNTGTTKEVIDVDVAVVGAGSAGVAAALAAKQEGVSVALIEKTVSPLGAGTFAGGMFAVDSQQQKDAGKVVSKKWLYDEYMDASQGYMNSILVRRIIDESGKTVDWLNENGAIMKLVDAGTGGSYDHIGMPATLHGYQEGGTKAITNLIDKFKSLGGKVYFGFAGKKILQDNTGVVTGLIAQGDESELEVHAQKTIIATGGFGGNPKMRKEYLGDVSTPGQVLQNTGDGLNMAWDAGTAHHINGSTHYFWQTFSNEDTNAMAKLIGPDWLPLNALADFPNLRVNLRGQRYASETHALDFAVHGAELSEQPKQTEFVIFDQAMLDKIKAGGTAAIEEHYDKWKNKRQFYMEFNFPTDTAESIKREHEKTDFTSLLKKLSTTDVVFVGKTLAELADKIGVDPVNLQQSVNQYNHAKQVGDDELFFSDPERMIPVEQGPFYAVKFIARNLGTLGGATIDEKMHALTPAGEPVTNLYVTGADASGMYGKAYVDFEGGTLGFAYISGRLAGIDAAQMVKTDKEG; the protein is encoded by the coding sequence ATGAAAAATAAAATTACAAATAAACCTGGTAAATATACTGGCTCAGGTCAGGGTAAAGATGAGTTAATTAATGTTGAAGTTGAAATTGGTCAAGATAAGATAAATCAGATCAAGGCTATGAATAATTTTGCTCCGGATAGTTTGGCTGCCAATGCTTTCCAAAAAATGGCACAGAAAATTATTAATGAGCAATCTGTTGATGTTGATGTTGTGTCTGGTGCTTCGGAAACCTCTCGCGGAATAATTACGGGTGTCAAAGAAGCTTTGACTAAAGCAGATGTGGATTTTACTGCTCTAAAGTCTAATGGATCAAAGAATACAGGTACTACTAAAGAAGTAATTGACGTTGATGTCGCCGTGGTTGGTGCTGGGTCAGCCGGTGTTGCGGCTGCTCTGGCTGCTAAGCAAGAAGGTGTAAGTGTAGCGTTGATTGAAAAGACAGTATCCCCACTTGGAGCGGGAACTTTTGCTGGAGGGATGTTTGCGGTGGATAGTCAGCAGCAAAAAGACGCAGGAAAAGTAGTATCTAAAAAATGGCTTTATGACGAATATATGGATGCTTCTCAAGGCTACATGAATTCAATTTTAGTGCGCCGGATTATTGATGAATCAGGCAAAACTGTTGATTGGCTTAATGAAAATGGTGCTATTATGAAACTGGTTGATGCCGGTACAGGTGGCAGCTATGATCATATTGGTATGCCCGCAACACTTCATGGTTATCAAGAAGGTGGAACTAAGGCAATTACTAACTTAATAGATAAGTTTAAATCATTAGGTGGTAAGGTGTATTTTGGTTTTGCTGGTAAAAAGATACTGCAAGATAATACTGGCGTAGTAACGGGATTAATTGCGCAAGGTGATGAGAGTGAGCTTGAAGTTCATGCTCAAAAAACTATTATTGCTACTGGTGGTTTTGGTGGGAATCCTAAAATGCGTAAGGAATATTTGGGTGATGTTAGTACACCAGGTCAAGTTTTGCAAAACACTGGTGATGGCTTAAATATGGCTTGGGATGCTGGCACTGCTCATCATATTAATGGTTCAACGCATTATTTCTGGCAGACTTTTAGCAATGAAGATACTAATGCGATGGCTAAGTTAATTGGTCCAGATTGGCTGCCATTAAATGCTTTAGCAGACTTTCCCAACTTACGGGTTAATCTTCGTGGACAACGCTATGCTAGTGAAACGCATGCTTTGGATTTTGCTGTACATGGTGCTGAGTTGTCTGAGCAGCCTAAACAAACTGAATTTGTTATTTTTGATCAAGCCATGCTTGATAAGATTAAGGCAGGTGGTACTGCGGCAATTGAGGAACATTATGACAAATGGAAGAATAAACGACAATTTTACATGGAATTTAATTTTCCAACTGATACCGCTGAGAGTATTAAGCGTGAACATGAAAAAACTGATTTTACTAGCTTGCTCAAGAAGCTATCAACAACTGACGTAGTGTTTGTTGGCAAGACCCTTGCGGAATTGGCTGACAAAATTGGTGTTGACCCAGTTAATTTACAACAGTCTGTTAACCAATATAATCATGCTAAACAAGTAGGAGACGACGAGTTATTCTTTTCTGATCCTGAGCGTATGATTCCTGTAGAACAAGGACCATTTTATGCGGTGAAATTTATCGCACGCAATTTGGGTACACTTGGCGGTGCCACAATTGATGAAAAGATGCACGCTCTTACACCTGCTGGTGAACCTGTAACTAATTTGTATGTTACAGGAGCGGATGCCTCAGGAATGTATGGTAAGGCTTATGTTGATTTTGAAGGTGGAACACTTGGTTTTGCCTATATTTCTGGTCGTTTGGCCGGAATTGATGCTGCCCAAATGGTGAAGACAGATAAAGAAGGATAA
- a CDS encoding FAD-dependent oxidoreductase: MTQKYDVVVVGAGLAGFAAATEAVDNNLKTLLIEKGKITGGTGNYVEGVFAADSELQKKEHAVIDKTELLKEELEYSHYKGDGKMWQKYIASAGKNVSWLEERGVKFAMVVSMGTSVRSWHLFEGKGHDAIHNGLEPYAKKRGLTIKTLTKVTDLKQVQDQSYEVVLENVTDKVTEIVNTQNVILATGGYLNDEKLFSQTPHQNPENVIPVNSGKSTGDGLRLAWQLGAKKYFTGMSMMFGGQLKDKTVPSFKLWGTAIWSSVCDQPQMWVNELGERFVDESACVVNWANEGNAMNRQDRVFCIFSQNILDDFTDKSYPRSMKPIIPEDRYPTLRADIEQAEKDGRKYLHKAETIEELAHAINTPNLPAYVKHYNEMAKNGEDTDFHKPAKYMLPITGDGPVYAIELGVGAYTTGDGLRVNVDNEVLNTEGRPIKGLYAIGSDGSAVLYGDTYGVNVPGTHAGYCIFSGRNAVQAITQAE, translated from the coding sequence ATGACTCAAAAATATGATGTAGTGGTTGTTGGTGCTGGACTAGCTGGCTTTGCAGCTGCTACTGAAGCTGTTGATAATAATTTAAAGACGTTATTAATTGAAAAAGGCAAGATCACAGGCGGGACTGGTAACTACGTTGAAGGGGTCTTTGCAGCTGATTCTGAATTACAGAAAAAAGAGCATGCGGTAATTGATAAAACCGAGCTGCTCAAAGAAGAGCTGGAATACTCACACTATAAAGGTGACGGCAAGATGTGGCAGAAGTATATTGCCAGTGCTGGTAAGAATGTTTCTTGGCTTGAAGAACGTGGAGTTAAGTTTGCCATGGTAGTTAGTATGGGAACTAGCGTTAGAAGTTGGCACTTGTTTGAAGGTAAAGGGCATGATGCGATCCATAATGGTCTAGAACCATATGCTAAGAAAAGGGGGCTAACTATTAAAACACTGACTAAAGTTACGGATTTAAAGCAAGTCCAAGATCAGAGCTATGAGGTTGTTTTAGAAAATGTTACCGATAAGGTAACTGAAATTGTTAATACGCAGAATGTGATTTTAGCAACTGGCGGATACTTAAACGATGAAAAATTATTTAGTCAAACGCCTCATCAGAATCCCGAGAATGTTATTCCAGTTAATTCTGGCAAAAGTACAGGTGATGGATTGCGCTTGGCTTGGCAACTTGGTGCTAAAAAGTATTTTACAGGTATGTCAATGATGTTTGGTGGACAATTAAAAGATAAAACTGTTCCATCATTTAAACTCTGGGGTACAGCAATTTGGAGTTCTGTTTGTGATCAACCACAGATGTGGGTTAACGAACTAGGTGAGCGCTTTGTTGATGAAAGTGCCTGCGTAGTTAATTGGGCAAATGAAGGCAATGCGATGAATCGGCAGGATCGTGTTTTCTGTATCTTTAGTCAAAATATTTTAGATGATTTTACTGATAAGTCATATCCACGTTCAATGAAACCGATAATTCCTGAAGATCGTTATCCAACTTTGCGGGCTGATATTGAACAAGCAGAAAAAGATGGTCGCAAATACCTACATAAAGCCGAAACTATTGAAGAATTAGCACATGCAATTAATACGCCAAATTTGCCAGCGTATGTTAAGCATTATAATGAAATGGCTAAAAATGGTGAAGATACCGATTTTCATAAGCCAGCTAAGTATATGTTGCCAATCACAGGAGATGGTCCAGTTTATGCTATTGAATTAGGAGTAGGAGCATATACGACTGGCGATGGGTTGCGAGTTAATGTTGATAATGAAGTTCTGAACACTGAAGGTCGACCGATTAAGGGATTGTATGCTATTGGTAGTGATGGGTCAGCTGTTCTTTATGGTGACACCTACGGTGTTAATGTACCGGGTACTCATGCAGGTTATTGTATATTTTCTGGTCGAAACGCTGTCCAAGCAATTACTCAAGCAGAATAG
- a CDS encoding SLAP domain-containing protein, translating into MKEKKLRNCLKLAFCSCLLFFSYIANTNRPVFAADTTDSAAEIDYDAITPVAQPKGQEVVIPTNTKITQNDDYARSSLANWQDMPAGTTFSWIRKPKTIINGLSDGRVGIVLPDGTFKFVEVTVKIAGQKQVKLKKDTYLFNEQGKQLNKTLLKSGSIVNVNGTKKIKGHKFYVLDDQHFLPLSNFKVSKKQQVKVGKKLQRVMHSTYLYDEKGHRANAITLKAGSYVKIHEIAQEDNINYAAGRFFYLVGKGLYVPVRNITGMKNEVEWQDKAIPLYNNQGKRIGEIPAHTPYRTYGDAVKIKDKYYYIVDKGKLIRDRVS; encoded by the coding sequence ATGAAAGAAAAGAAACTTAGGAATTGTCTTAAACTAGCGTTTTGCTCATGTTTATTATTCTTTAGCTACATAGCAAATACCAATCGACCTGTTTTTGCTGCTGATACTACTGATTCGGCAGCGGAAATTGACTATGATGCAATTACACCAGTGGCTCAGCCCAAGGGGCAAGAAGTAGTTATTCCGACTAACACTAAAATAACTCAAAATGATGATTATGCTAGATCAAGTTTGGCTAATTGGCAGGATATGCCAGCAGGCACAACTTTTTCTTGGATCAGGAAGCCTAAGACAATCATTAATGGTTTATCCGATGGTAGAGTAGGAATAGTTTTACCAGATGGTACATTTAAATTTGTTGAGGTAACCGTCAAGATTGCTGGGCAAAAACAAGTCAAGCTTAAAAAGGATACCTATTTATTTAACGAGCAGGGTAAGCAACTTAATAAGACATTGTTGAAGTCTGGTTCAATTGTTAACGTTAATGGTACGAAAAAAATTAAGGGTCATAAGTTCTATGTTTTAGATGACCAACACTTTTTACCACTAAGTAACTTTAAGGTTAGCAAAAAGCAACAAGTTAAAGTAGGTAAAAAGCTGCAGCGAGTCATGCACAGTACCTATCTATATGATGAAAAAGGTCATAGAGCCAATGCGATTACGCTAAAAGCTGGCTCGTATGTCAAAATTCATGAAATTGCTCAAGAAGACAATATTAACTATGCGGCTGGGCGGTTTTTTTATTTAGTTGGCAAGGGACTTTATGTACCAGTGCGTAACATCACTGGAATGAAGAACGAAGTTGAATGGCAAGATAAAGCAATCCCGCTTTATAATAATCAGGGTAAAAGAATAGGTGAAATTCCAGCTCATACACCATATAGAACTTACGGAGATGCGGTTAAAATTAAAGATAAATATTATTATATTGTTGATAAAGGGAAATTAATACGCGATAGGGTATCATAA